A section of the Centropristis striata isolate RG_2023a ecotype Rhode Island chromosome 7, C.striata_1.0, whole genome shotgun sequence genome encodes:
- the mtmr3 gene encoding myotubularin-related protein 3 isoform X2 — protein sequence MEEEGQQSLECIQANQIFPKKSPVLEEENMQVPFPELHGEFTEYVGRAEDAIIAMSNYRLHIKFKESVVNVPLQLIENVECRDMFQLHVTCKDCKVVRCQFSTFEQCQEWLKRLNVVVRPPSRLEDLFSFAFHAWCMEVYAGEKEQHGELCRPGEHVTSWFKNEVERMGFDTQNAWRISDINSKFRLCPSYPQQLLVPAWITDKELENVAAFRSWKRFPAVVYRHQTTGAVIARCGQPEVSWWGWRNADDEHLVQSIAKACAVDSSSRKHLSNGNYTNGTDLPDTDFESSMTNSSEVETLATQPHKLLILDARSYAAAVANRAKGGGCECPEYYPNCEVVFMGMANIHSIRKSFQSLRFLCTQMPDPANWLSALESTKWLQHLSLLLKAALLVVNAVDRDHRPVLVHCSDGWDRTPQIVALSKLLLDPYYRTIEGFQVLVETDWLDFGHKFADRCGHGENSEDLNERCPVFLQWLDCVHQLQRQFPCSFEFNEAFLVKLVQHTYSCLFGTFLCNSGKEREDRHVQERTCSVWSLLRPANRTLRNMLYSSHSETVLHPVCHVRNLMLWTAVYLPSSSPTTPSDDSCAPYPVPGGNPEDAPLGRRTKTRSFDNLPSACELGSSLAPNRRSSDPSLNEKWQDHRRSLELNMAVGPEGGGTQDQEARPNGMGPYPDGVDSELEESPQPRGSHVELGQVASMNTAESGEEAEEAELSVAVGVAEGQMENILQEATKEEAGAEVQKEGSAAVTYVTNTVDTEVEKEAQVEENECAKINDTDMETEVFANGHHPENGVMEAEEDGKSPLPTQKAEEQIQHAAEATQALEDLVNKVVENSSVQEELAHGPSESGSSEPEEPATLRTITNGFVDRSPEEPSVDGETCPDSESDHDVSEPVEHVDKKASLMESSTETLTEEACSRLELPAQPPVCPSHQPCSDGRNQLPCSRKEKGLETGEHGFIRTLNGGGKRPSVSAFHSVSADLSRDGLCNGDSSDGEPCGGHHWAKGNGERVPLSRQVSLASCNSLILHPRGSCSQHRLCHALLGRAAISPEQPSRSHLDDDGLTLHTDAIQQRLRQIEAGHQMEVETLKKQVQELWSRLENQQHAGSHRINGDIGDEVTSMTDSEFNLDPNCLSRCSTELFSEASWEQVDKQDTEVTRWYPDHLAAQCYGCESRFWLATRKHHCRNCGNVFCASCCDQKIPVPSQQLFEPSRVCKTCYGSLKLSPAPLDLELEKPITASSN from the exons GTTCCTCTTCAGCTCATAGAGAATGTGGAGTGTCGGGACATGTTCCAGCTCCATGTCACCTGTAAGGACTGTAAAGTCGTCAG GTGTCAGTTCTCTACCTTTGAGCAGTGTCAGGAATGGTTGAAACGTCTGAATGTGGTAGTGCGCCCTCCCTCTCGCCTGGAGGACCTCTTCTCCTTCGCCTTCCACGCCTGGTGCATGGAGGTATATGCTGGTGAGAAGGAGCAGCACGGCGAGCTATGCAGACCAG GCGAACATGTGACCTCCTGGTTTAAGAACGAGGTGGAGAGGATGGGCTTTGACACTCAAAACGCCTGGAGGATATCTGACATCAACAGCAAGTTCAG gcTTTGCCCCAGCTATCCTCAGCAGCTCCTGGTGCCAGCCTGGATCACTGACAAGGAACTGGAAAATGTGGCAGCCTTCCGCTCCTGGAAGAGATTTCCTGCTGTGGTTTATAG ACACCAGACCACAGGAGCTGTGATAGCCCGCTGTGGCCAGCCAGAGGTCAGCTGGTGGGGCTGGAGGAACGCTGATGATGAACACCTGGTCCAGTCCATCGCAAAGGCCTGTGCCGTGGACAGCAGCTCCCGCAAACATCTTTCCAACGGCAACTACACCAACGGCACTGACCTGCCTGATACTGACTTTG AATCCTCCATGACCAACAGCTCAGAGGTGGAGACGTTGGCCACTCAGCCCCACAAGTTACTGATCCTGGACGCCAGGTCCTACGCTGCTGCTGTGGCTAACAGAGCCAAAGGGGGAGGCTGTGAATGCCCAG AGTACTATCCCAACTGTGAGGTGGTGTTTATGGGCATGGCCAACATCCACTCCATACGCAAGAGTTTCCAGTCTCTGCGTTTCCTCTGCACTCAGATGCCTGATCCAGCCAA CTGGCTTTCTGCACTGGAGAGCACCAAGTGGCTGCAACACCTGTCCCTGCTGCTGAAGGCGGCACTGCTGGTGGTCAACGCTGTGGACAGAGACCACAGGCCCGTCCTGGTGCACTGCTCTGATGGCTGGGACCGCACACCTCAAATTGTTGCTTTGTCCAAGCTGCTGCTGGACCCTTACTACCGCACTATTGAG GGATTCCAGGTTTTGGTGGAGACTGATTGGCTTGACTTCGGCCATAAATTTGCTGACCGCTGCGGCCATGGAGAAAACTCTGAGGACCTGAACGAGCGATGCCCTGTCTTCCTGCAGTGGCTAGACTGTGTTCACCAGCTCCAGAGGCAGTTCCCGTGCTCCTTTGAGTTTAATGAGGCATTCCTG gtaaAACTGGTGCAGCACACCTACTCCTGTCTGTTTGGCACCTTCCTGTGTAACAGTGGCAAGGAGAGGGAGGACCGGCATGTTCAGGAGAGGACCTGCTCAGTCTGGTCACTGCTGAGACCAGCCAACCGCACGCTAAGGAACATGCTGTACTCCTCACACTCCGAGACA GTTCTCCACCCAGTGTGTCACGTACGCAACCTGATGCTGTGGACGGCAGTCTACTTGCCCAGCTCCTCACCGACCACCCCCTCCGATGACTCCTGCGCCCCCTACCCTGTTCCAGGTGGCAACCCTGAGGACGCACCCCTGGGCAG ACGGACGAAGACTCGCTCCTTCGACAACTTGCCCAGTGCATGTGAGCTGGGCAGCTCGCTGGCTCCCAACCGCCGCTCCAGTGACCCGAGCCTCAATGAGAAGTGGCAGGACCACCGGCGCTCTCTGGAACTCAACATGGCAGTGGGGCCTGAGGGAGGGGGAACCCAGGATCAGGAGGCCCGGCCTAATGGAATGGGGCCTTACCCAGACGGAGTGGACTCTGAGCTGGAAGAGAGCCCACAGCCCCGCGGCTCACATGTTGAGCTCGGACAGGTAGCCTCTATGAACACGGCAGAATCAGGAGAGGAGGCGGAAGAGGCAGAGCTGTCTGTGGCGGTGGGTGTAGCCGAGGGCCAGATGGAGAATATCTTACAGGAAGCCACTAAAGAGGAGGCAGGAGCAGAGGTTCAGAAAGAGGGAAGTGCTGCTGTCACATATGTCACTAACACTGTTGACACAGAGGTGGAGAAAGAAGCACAAGTTGAAGAGAATGAGTGTGCTAAGATCAATGACACTGACATGGAGACAGAAGTGTTTGCTAACGGTCATCATCCAGAAAATGGTGTAATGGAGGCTGAGGAGGATGGTAAGTCTCCTCTGCCAACTCAAAAGGCAGAGGAACAGATTCAACATGCAGCTGAGGCGACTCAGGCTCTAGAGGATCTGGTAAATAAGGTTGTAGAGAACTCCTCTGTACAAGAGGAGCTTGCTCATGGACCCAGTGAGTCTGGCTCCAGTGAGCCAGAGGAGCCTGCAACCCTTAGAACTATAACCAACGGCTTTGTAGACAGGTCACCTGAAGAGCCAAGTGTGGATGGGGAGACCTGCCCTGACTCTGAATCTGACCACGATGTCTCAGAGCCAGTGGAGCACGTGGATAAGAAGGCCTCTCTGATGGAAAGTTCCACAGAGACTTTAACTGAAGAGGCTTGCAGCAGGTTGGAGCTACCAGCACAGCCGCCTGTCTGTCCGAGTCATCAGCCCTGCAGTGATGGCAGGAACCAACTGCCCTGCTCCAGGAAGGAGAAGGGACTGGAGACAGGCGAGCATGGCTTTATCAGAACTTTAAATGGGGGCGGCAAGCGACCCTCTGTCAGTGCCTTTCACTCTGTGAGTGCTGACCTCAGCAGGGACGGGCTTTGTAACGGCGACAGCTCCGACGGAGAGCCCTGCGGAGGACATCACTGGGCCAAAGGGAATGGGGAGAGGGTTCCTCTTAGTCGACAGGTGTCCCTAGCAAGCTGCAACTCCCTGATCCTCCACCCACGAGGTAGCTGCTCTCAGCACCGCTTGTGCCACGCACTACTGGGTCGGGCCGCCATCAGCCCGGAGCAGCCTTCCCGAAGCCATCTGGATGACGACGGGCTGACGCTGCACACAGACGCCATCCAGCAGAGGTTGAGGCAGATCGAGGCGGGGCATCAGATGGAGGTGGAGACTCTGAAGAAGCAGGTGCAGGAGCTGTGGAGCCGTCTGGAGAATCAGCAGCACGCCGGCTCCCACAGGATCAACGGAGACATTGGAGACGAAGTG ACCTCAATGACAGATTCTGAGTTTAACCTGGACCCCAACTGTTTGTCGCGCTGCAGCACAGAACTTTTCTCCGAGGCCAGCTGGGAGCAGGTGGACAAGCAGGACACTGAG GTGACTCGCTGGTACCCAGACCATTTGGCAGCCCAGTGTTACGGCTGTGAGAGTAGGTTCTGGCTTGCCACCAGGAAGCATCACTGCAG GAACTGCGGTAACGTGTTCTGTGCCAGCTGCTGCGACCAGAAGATCCCAGTGCCAAGCCAGCAGCTGTTTGAGCCCAGCCGCGTCTGTAAGACCTGCTACGGCAGCCTCAAGCTCAGCCCGGCTCCTCTGGACCTGGAGCTGGAGAAACCCATCACAGCCAGCTCCAACTGA
- the mtmr3 gene encoding myotubularin-related protein 3 isoform X1 has translation MEEEGQQSLECIQANQIFPKKSPVLEEENMQVPFPELHGEFTEYVGRAEDAIIAMSNYRLHIKFKESVVNVPLQLIENVECRDMFQLHVTCKDCKVVRCQFSTFEQCQEWLKRLNVVVRPPSRLEDLFSFAFHAWCMEVYAGEKEQHGELCRPGEHVTSWFKNEVERMGFDTQNAWRISDINSKFRLCPSYPQQLLVPAWITDKELENVAAFRSWKRFPAVVYRHQTTGAVIARCGQPEVSWWGWRNADDEHLVQSIAKACAVDSSSRKHLSNGNYTNGTDLPDTDFESSMTNSSEVETLATQPHKLLILDARSYAAAVANRAKGGGCECPEYYPNCEVVFMGMANIHSIRKSFQSLRFLCTQMPDPANWLSALESTKWLQHLSLLLKAALLVVNAVDRDHRPVLVHCSDGWDRTPQIVALSKLLLDPYYRTIEGFQVLVETDWLDFGHKFADRCGHGENSEDLNERCPVFLQWLDCVHQLQRQFPCSFEFNEAFLVKLVQHTYSCLFGTFLCNSGKEREDRHVQERTCSVWSLLRPANRTLRNMLYSSHSETVLHPVCHVRNLMLWTAVYLPSSSPTTPSDDSCAPYPVPGGNPEDAPLGRRTKTRSFDNLPSACELGSSLAPNRRSSDPSLNEKWQDHRRSLELNMAVGPEGGGTQDQEARPNGMGPYPDGVDSELEESPQPRGSHVELGQVASMNTAESGEEAEEAELSVAVGVAEGQMENILQEATKEEAGAEVQKEGSAAVTYVTNTVDTEVEKEAQVEENECAKINDTDMETEVFANGHHPENGVMEAEEDGKSPLPTQKAEEQIQHAAEATQALEDLVNKVVENSSVQEELAHGPSESGSSEPEEPATLRTITNGFVDRSPEEPSVDGETCPDSESDHDVSEPVEHVDKKASLMESSTETLTEEACSRLELPAQPPVCPSHQPCSDGRNQLPCSRKEKGLETGEHGFIRTLNGGGKRPSVSAFHSVSADLSRDGLCNGDSSDGEPCGGHHWAKGNGERVPLSRQVSLASCNSLILHPRGSCSQHRLCHALLGRAAISPEQPSRSHLDDDGLTLHTDAIQQRLRQIEAGHQMEVETLKKQVQELWSRLENQQHAGSHRINGDIGDEVTSMTDSEFNLDPNCLSRCSTELFSEASWEQVDKQDTEVTRWYPDHLAAQCYGCESRFWLATRKHHCSGREPVQEVWNCGNVFCASCCDQKIPVPSQQLFEPSRVCKTCYGSLKLSPAPLDLELEKPITASSN, from the exons GTTCCTCTTCAGCTCATAGAGAATGTGGAGTGTCGGGACATGTTCCAGCTCCATGTCACCTGTAAGGACTGTAAAGTCGTCAG GTGTCAGTTCTCTACCTTTGAGCAGTGTCAGGAATGGTTGAAACGTCTGAATGTGGTAGTGCGCCCTCCCTCTCGCCTGGAGGACCTCTTCTCCTTCGCCTTCCACGCCTGGTGCATGGAGGTATATGCTGGTGAGAAGGAGCAGCACGGCGAGCTATGCAGACCAG GCGAACATGTGACCTCCTGGTTTAAGAACGAGGTGGAGAGGATGGGCTTTGACACTCAAAACGCCTGGAGGATATCTGACATCAACAGCAAGTTCAG gcTTTGCCCCAGCTATCCTCAGCAGCTCCTGGTGCCAGCCTGGATCACTGACAAGGAACTGGAAAATGTGGCAGCCTTCCGCTCCTGGAAGAGATTTCCTGCTGTGGTTTATAG ACACCAGACCACAGGAGCTGTGATAGCCCGCTGTGGCCAGCCAGAGGTCAGCTGGTGGGGCTGGAGGAACGCTGATGATGAACACCTGGTCCAGTCCATCGCAAAGGCCTGTGCCGTGGACAGCAGCTCCCGCAAACATCTTTCCAACGGCAACTACACCAACGGCACTGACCTGCCTGATACTGACTTTG AATCCTCCATGACCAACAGCTCAGAGGTGGAGACGTTGGCCACTCAGCCCCACAAGTTACTGATCCTGGACGCCAGGTCCTACGCTGCTGCTGTGGCTAACAGAGCCAAAGGGGGAGGCTGTGAATGCCCAG AGTACTATCCCAACTGTGAGGTGGTGTTTATGGGCATGGCCAACATCCACTCCATACGCAAGAGTTTCCAGTCTCTGCGTTTCCTCTGCACTCAGATGCCTGATCCAGCCAA CTGGCTTTCTGCACTGGAGAGCACCAAGTGGCTGCAACACCTGTCCCTGCTGCTGAAGGCGGCACTGCTGGTGGTCAACGCTGTGGACAGAGACCACAGGCCCGTCCTGGTGCACTGCTCTGATGGCTGGGACCGCACACCTCAAATTGTTGCTTTGTCCAAGCTGCTGCTGGACCCTTACTACCGCACTATTGAG GGATTCCAGGTTTTGGTGGAGACTGATTGGCTTGACTTCGGCCATAAATTTGCTGACCGCTGCGGCCATGGAGAAAACTCTGAGGACCTGAACGAGCGATGCCCTGTCTTCCTGCAGTGGCTAGACTGTGTTCACCAGCTCCAGAGGCAGTTCCCGTGCTCCTTTGAGTTTAATGAGGCATTCCTG gtaaAACTGGTGCAGCACACCTACTCCTGTCTGTTTGGCACCTTCCTGTGTAACAGTGGCAAGGAGAGGGAGGACCGGCATGTTCAGGAGAGGACCTGCTCAGTCTGGTCACTGCTGAGACCAGCCAACCGCACGCTAAGGAACATGCTGTACTCCTCACACTCCGAGACA GTTCTCCACCCAGTGTGTCACGTACGCAACCTGATGCTGTGGACGGCAGTCTACTTGCCCAGCTCCTCACCGACCACCCCCTCCGATGACTCCTGCGCCCCCTACCCTGTTCCAGGTGGCAACCCTGAGGACGCACCCCTGGGCAG ACGGACGAAGACTCGCTCCTTCGACAACTTGCCCAGTGCATGTGAGCTGGGCAGCTCGCTGGCTCCCAACCGCCGCTCCAGTGACCCGAGCCTCAATGAGAAGTGGCAGGACCACCGGCGCTCTCTGGAACTCAACATGGCAGTGGGGCCTGAGGGAGGGGGAACCCAGGATCAGGAGGCCCGGCCTAATGGAATGGGGCCTTACCCAGACGGAGTGGACTCTGAGCTGGAAGAGAGCCCACAGCCCCGCGGCTCACATGTTGAGCTCGGACAGGTAGCCTCTATGAACACGGCAGAATCAGGAGAGGAGGCGGAAGAGGCAGAGCTGTCTGTGGCGGTGGGTGTAGCCGAGGGCCAGATGGAGAATATCTTACAGGAAGCCACTAAAGAGGAGGCAGGAGCAGAGGTTCAGAAAGAGGGAAGTGCTGCTGTCACATATGTCACTAACACTGTTGACACAGAGGTGGAGAAAGAAGCACAAGTTGAAGAGAATGAGTGTGCTAAGATCAATGACACTGACATGGAGACAGAAGTGTTTGCTAACGGTCATCATCCAGAAAATGGTGTAATGGAGGCTGAGGAGGATGGTAAGTCTCCTCTGCCAACTCAAAAGGCAGAGGAACAGATTCAACATGCAGCTGAGGCGACTCAGGCTCTAGAGGATCTGGTAAATAAGGTTGTAGAGAACTCCTCTGTACAAGAGGAGCTTGCTCATGGACCCAGTGAGTCTGGCTCCAGTGAGCCAGAGGAGCCTGCAACCCTTAGAACTATAACCAACGGCTTTGTAGACAGGTCACCTGAAGAGCCAAGTGTGGATGGGGAGACCTGCCCTGACTCTGAATCTGACCACGATGTCTCAGAGCCAGTGGAGCACGTGGATAAGAAGGCCTCTCTGATGGAAAGTTCCACAGAGACTTTAACTGAAGAGGCTTGCAGCAGGTTGGAGCTACCAGCACAGCCGCCTGTCTGTCCGAGTCATCAGCCCTGCAGTGATGGCAGGAACCAACTGCCCTGCTCCAGGAAGGAGAAGGGACTGGAGACAGGCGAGCATGGCTTTATCAGAACTTTAAATGGGGGCGGCAAGCGACCCTCTGTCAGTGCCTTTCACTCTGTGAGTGCTGACCTCAGCAGGGACGGGCTTTGTAACGGCGACAGCTCCGACGGAGAGCCCTGCGGAGGACATCACTGGGCCAAAGGGAATGGGGAGAGGGTTCCTCTTAGTCGACAGGTGTCCCTAGCAAGCTGCAACTCCCTGATCCTCCACCCACGAGGTAGCTGCTCTCAGCACCGCTTGTGCCACGCACTACTGGGTCGGGCCGCCATCAGCCCGGAGCAGCCTTCCCGAAGCCATCTGGATGACGACGGGCTGACGCTGCACACAGACGCCATCCAGCAGAGGTTGAGGCAGATCGAGGCGGGGCATCAGATGGAGGTGGAGACTCTGAAGAAGCAGGTGCAGGAGCTGTGGAGCCGTCTGGAGAATCAGCAGCACGCCGGCTCCCACAGGATCAACGGAGACATTGGAGACGAAGTG ACCTCAATGACAGATTCTGAGTTTAACCTGGACCCCAACTGTTTGTCGCGCTGCAGCACAGAACTTTTCTCCGAGGCCAGCTGGGAGCAGGTGGACAAGCAGGACACTGAG GTGACTCGCTGGTACCCAGACCATTTGGCAGCCCAGTGTTACGGCTGTGAGAGTAGGTTCTGGCTTGCCACCAGGAAGCATCACTGCAG TGGCAGGGAGCCTGTCCAGGAGGTCTG GAACTGCGGTAACGTGTTCTGTGCCAGCTGCTGCGACCAGAAGATCCCAGTGCCAAGCCAGCAGCTGTTTGAGCCCAGCCGCGTCTGTAAGACCTGCTACGGCAGCCTCAAGCTCAGCCCGGCTCCTCTGGACCTGGAGCTGGAGAAACCCATCACAGCCAGCTCCAACTGA